One window from the genome of Nomascus leucogenys isolate Asia chromosome 12, Asia_NLE_v1, whole genome shotgun sequence encodes:
- the THBS3 gene encoding thrombospondin-3 isoform X7 translates to METQELRGALALLLLCSFASASQDLQVIDLLTVGESRQMVAVAEKIRTALLTAGDVYLLSTFRLPPKQGGVLFGLYSRQDNTRWLEASVVGKINKVLVRYQREDGKVHAVNLQQAGLADGRTHTVLLRLRGPSRPSPALHLYVDCKLGDQHAGLPALAPIPPAEVDGLEIRTGQKAYLRMQGFVESMKIILGGSMARVGALSECPFQGDESIHSAVTNALHSILGEQTKALVTQLTLFNQILVELRDDIRDQVKEMSLIRNTIMECQVCGFHEQRSHCSPNPCFRGVDCMEVYEYPGYRCGPCPPGLQGNGTHCSDINECAHADPCFPGSSCINTMPGFHCEACPRGYKGTQVSGVGIDYARASKQVCNDIDECNDGNNGGCDPNSICTNTVGSFKCGPCRLGFLGNQSQGCLPARTCHSPAHSPCHIHAHCLFERNGAVSCQDNCLLTPNSGQEDADNDGVGDQCDDDADGDGIKNVEDNCRLFPNKDQQNSDTDSFGDACDNCPNVPNNDQKDTDGNGEGDACDNDVDGDGIPNGLDNCPKVPNPLQTDRDEDGVGDACDSCPEMSNPTQTDADSDLVGDVCDTNEDSDGDGHQDTKDNCPQLPNSSQLDSDNDGLGDECDGDDDNDGIPDYVPPGPDNCRLVPNPNQKDSDGNGVGDVCEDDFDNDAVVDPLDVCPESAEVTLTDFRAYQTVVLDPEGDAQIDPNWVVLNQGMEIVQTMNSDPGLAVGYTAFNGVDFEGTFHVNTVTDDDYAGFLFSYQDSGRFYVVMWKQTEQTYWQATPFRAVAQPGLQLKAVTSMSGPGEHLRNALWHTGHTPDQVRLLWTDPRNVGWRDKTSYRWQLLHRPQVGYIRVKLYEGPQLVADSGVIIDTSMRGGRLGVFCFSQENIIWSNLQYRCNDTVPEDFEPFRRQLLQGRV, encoded by the exons TAATTGACCTGCTGACTGTGGGCGAGTCTCGGCAGATGGTAGCTGTGGCAGAGAAGATCCGGACAGCCCTGCTCACTGCTGGGGACGTCTACCTCTTGTCCACCTTCCGCCTGCCCCCCAAGCAGGGTGGCGTCCTCTTTGGTCTCTATTCTCGCCAAGACAACACTCGATGGCTGGAGGCCTCTGTTGTAGGCAAGATCAACAAAG TACTGGTGCGATACCAGCGGGAGGATGGCAAAGTCCACGCCGTGAACCTACAGCAAGCAGGCCTGGCTGATGGGCGCACACACACAGTTCTCCTGCGACTTCGAGGTCCCTCCAGACCCAGCCCTGCCCTACATCTCTATGTGGACTGCAAACTGGGTGACCAACATGCAGGCCTTCCAGCACTGGCCCCCATTCCTCCAGCGGAGGTCGATGGGCTGGAGATTAGGACTGGACAGAAGGCGTATTTGAGGATGCAG GGCTTTGTGGAATCTATGAAAATTATTCTGGGTGGGTCCATGGCCCGGGTAGGAGCCCTGAGTGAGTGTCCATTCCAAGGGGACGAGTCCATCCACAGTGCAG TGAccaatgcactgcactccattctgg GGGAGCAGACCAAGGCGCTGGTCACCCAACTCACCCTCTTCAACCAGATCCTGGTGGAGCTGCGGGATGATATACGAGACCAG GTGAAGGAAATGTCCCTGATCCGAAACACCATTATGGAGTGTCAGGTGTGCG GCTTCCATGAGCAGCGTTCCCACTGCAGCCCCAATCCCTGCTTCCGAGGCGTGGACTGCATGGAAGTGTATGAGTACCCAGGCTACCGCTGTGGGCCCTGCCCCCCCGGCCTGCAGGGCAACGGCACCCACTGCAGTGACATCAATGAG TGTGCTCACGCTGACCCCTGTTTCCCGGGCTCCAGCTGCatcaacaccatgcccggcttccaCTGTGAGGCCTGTCCTCGAGGGTACAAGGGCACACAGGTGTCTGGTGTGGGCATTGACTATGCCCGGGCCAGCAAACAG GTCTGCAATGACATCGATGAATGCAACGATGGCAACAATGGTGGCTGTGACCCAAACTCCATCTGCACCAACACTGTG GGCTCTTTCAAGTGTGGTCCCTGCCGCCTGGGTTTCCTGGGCAACCAGAGCCAGGGCTGCCTCCCAGCGCGGACCTGCCACAGCCCAGCCCACAGCCCCTGCCACATCCATGCTCACTGTCTCTTTGAACGCAATGGTGCAGTGTCCTGCCAG GACAACTGCCTTTTGACACCCAACTCTGGGCAGGAAGATGCTGATAATGATGGTGTGGGGGACCAGTgtgatgatgatgctgatggGGATGGGATCAAGAATGTTGAG GACAACTGCCGGCTGTTCCCCAACAAAGACCAGCAGAACTCAGATACAGATTCATTTGGTGATGCCTGTGACAATTGCCCCAACGTTCCCAACAATGACCAGAAGGACACAGATGGCAATGGGGAAGGAGATGCCTGTGACAACGACGTGGATGGGGATG GCATCCCCAATGGATTGGACAATTGCCCTAAAGTCCCCAACCCACTACAGACAGACAGAGATGAGGACGGGGTGGGAGATGCTTGCGACAGCTGCCCTGAAATGAGCAATCCTACCCAG ACAGATGCAGACAGCGACCTGGTGGGGGATGTCTGTGATACCAATGAAGACAG CGATGGGGATGGGCATCAGGACACCAAGGACAACTGCCCGCAGCTGCCAAATAGCTCCCAGCTGGACTCTGATAATGATGGACTTGGAGATGAGTGTGATGgggatgatgacaatgatggcaTCCCAGATTATGTGCCTCCTGGTCCTGATAACTGCCGCCTGGTACCCAATCCCAATCAGAAGGACTCAGATG GCAATGGCGTTGGTGATGTGTgtgaggatgactttgacaatgATGCTGTGGTCGACCCCCTGGATGTGTGTCCCGAAAGTGCAGAGGTAACGCTTACGGATTTTCGGGCCTATCAGACCGTCGTCCTGGATCCTGAGGGTGATGCTCAGATTGACCCAAACTGGGTTGTGCTCAACCAG GGCATGGAAATCGTTCAGACCATGAACAGTGACCCTGGCTTGGCAGTTG gataCACGGCCTTCAATGGTGTGGACTTTGAAGGCACCTTCCATGTGAACACAGTGACTGATGACGACTACGCAGGCTTTCTCTTCAGTTATCAAGACAGTGGCCGCTTCTACGTAGTCATGTGGAAGCAGACCGAGCAGACCTACTGGCAGGCTACACCCTTCCGGGCGGTTGCCCAGCCCGGGCTGCAGCTCAAG GCAGTGACATCAATGTCTGGCCCAGGTGAGCACCTCCGAAATGCTCTGTGGCATACTGGCCACACCCCCGATCAGGTACGACTGCTGTGGACAGACCCACGAAATGTGGGCTGGCGGGACAAGACCTCCTATCGCTGGCAGCTTCTGCACCGGCCTCAAGTTGGCTACATTCG GGTGAAGCTCTATGAGGGACCCCAGCTTGTGGCGGATTCTGGGGTGATCATTGACACATCCATGCGAGGGGGGCGTCTTGGTGTATTCTGCTTCTCCCAAGAAAACATAATTTGGTCCAATCTCCAGTATCGATGCAATG ACACCGTGCCTGAGGACTTTGAGCCATTCCGGAGGCAGCTGCTCCAGGGAAGGGTGTGA
- the THBS3 gene encoding thrombospondin-3 isoform X4: METQELRGALALLLLCSFASASQDLQVIDLLTVGESRQMVAVAEKIRTALLTAGDVYLLSTFRLPPKQGGVLFGLYSRQDNTRWLEASVVGKINKVLVRYQREDGKVHAVNLQQAGLADGRTHTVLLRLRGPSRPSPALHLYVDCKLGDQHAGLPALAPIPPAEVDGLEIRTGQKAYLRMQGFVESMKIILGGSMARVGALSECPFQGDESIHSAVTNALHSILGEQTKALVTQLTLFNQILVELRDDIRDQVWVGRQRVALILGWGGRCQVLTPPHPSPGEGNVPDPKHHYGVSGFHEQRSHCSPNPCFRGVDCMEVYEYPGYRCGPCPPGLQGNGTHCSDINECAHADPCFPGSSCINTMPGFHCEACPRGYKGTQVSGVGIDYARASKQVCNDIDECNDGNNGGCDPNSICTNTVGSFKCGPCRLGFLGNQSQGCLPARTCHSPAHSPCHIHAHCLFERNGAVSCQCNVGWAGNGNVCGTDTDIDGYPDQALPCMDNNKHCKQDNCLLTPNSGQEDADNDGVGDQCDDDADGDGIKNVEDNCRLFPNKDQQNSDTDSFGDACDNCPNVPNNDQKDTDGNGEGDACDNDVDGDGIPNGLDNCPKVPNPLQTDRDEDGVGDACDSCPEMSNPTQTDADSDLVGDVCDTNEDSDGDGHQDTKDNCPQLPNSSQLDSDNDGLGDECDGDDDNDGIPDYVPPGPDNCRLVPNPNQKDSDGNGVGDVCEDDFDNDAVVDPLDVCPESAEVTLTDFRAYQTVVLDPEGDAQIDPNWVVLNQGMEIVQTMNSDPGLAVGYTAFNGVDFEGTFHVNTVTDDDYAGFLFSYQDSGRFYVVMWKQTEQTYWQATPFRAVAQPGLQLKAVTSMSGPGEHLRNALWHTGHTPDQVRLLWTDPRNVGWRDKTSYRWQLLHRPQVGYIRVKLYEGPQLVADSGVIIDTSMRGGRLGVFCFSQENIIWSNLQYRCNDTVPEDFEPFRRQLLQGRV; the protein is encoded by the exons TAATTGACCTGCTGACTGTGGGCGAGTCTCGGCAGATGGTAGCTGTGGCAGAGAAGATCCGGACAGCCCTGCTCACTGCTGGGGACGTCTACCTCTTGTCCACCTTCCGCCTGCCCCCCAAGCAGGGTGGCGTCCTCTTTGGTCTCTATTCTCGCCAAGACAACACTCGATGGCTGGAGGCCTCTGTTGTAGGCAAGATCAACAAAG TACTGGTGCGATACCAGCGGGAGGATGGCAAAGTCCACGCCGTGAACCTACAGCAAGCAGGCCTGGCTGATGGGCGCACACACACAGTTCTCCTGCGACTTCGAGGTCCCTCCAGACCCAGCCCTGCCCTACATCTCTATGTGGACTGCAAACTGGGTGACCAACATGCAGGCCTTCCAGCACTGGCCCCCATTCCTCCAGCGGAGGTCGATGGGCTGGAGATTAGGACTGGACAGAAGGCGTATTTGAGGATGCAG GGCTTTGTGGAATCTATGAAAATTATTCTGGGTGGGTCCATGGCCCGGGTAGGAGCCCTGAGTGAGTGTCCATTCCAAGGGGACGAGTCCATCCACAGTGCAG TGAccaatgcactgcactccattctgg GGGAGCAGACCAAGGCGCTGGTCACCCAACTCACCCTCTTCAACCAGATCCTGGTGGAGCTGCGGGATGATATACGAGACCAGGTTTGGGTGGGCCGGCAAAGGGTGGCACTGATTCTGGGGTGGGGTGGCAGATGTCAAGTGCTGACTCCTCCCCATCCTTCTCCAGGTGAAGGAAATGTCCCTGATCCGAAACACCATTATGGAGTGTCAG GCTTCCATGAGCAGCGTTCCCACTGCAGCCCCAATCCCTGCTTCCGAGGCGTGGACTGCATGGAAGTGTATGAGTACCCAGGCTACCGCTGTGGGCCCTGCCCCCCCGGCCTGCAGGGCAACGGCACCCACTGCAGTGACATCAATGAG TGTGCTCACGCTGACCCCTGTTTCCCGGGCTCCAGCTGCatcaacaccatgcccggcttccaCTGTGAGGCCTGTCCTCGAGGGTACAAGGGCACACAGGTGTCTGGTGTGGGCATTGACTATGCCCGGGCCAGCAAACAG GTCTGCAATGACATCGATGAATGCAACGATGGCAACAATGGTGGCTGTGACCCAAACTCCATCTGCACCAACACTGTG GGCTCTTTCAAGTGTGGTCCCTGCCGCCTGGGTTTCCTGGGCAACCAGAGCCAGGGCTGCCTCCCAGCGCGGACCTGCCACAGCCCAGCCCACAGCCCCTGCCACATCCATGCTCACTGTCTCTTTGAACGCAATGGTGCAGTGTCCTGCCAG TGTAACGTGGGCTGGGCTGGGAATGGGAACGTATGCGGGACTGACACAGACATCGATGGCTACCCAGACCAAGCACTGCCCTGCATGGACAACAACAAACACTGCAAACAG GACAACTGCCTTTTGACACCCAACTCTGGGCAGGAAGATGCTGATAATGATGGTGTGGGGGACCAGTgtgatgatgatgctgatggGGATGGGATCAAGAATGTTGAG GACAACTGCCGGCTGTTCCCCAACAAAGACCAGCAGAACTCAGATACAGATTCATTTGGTGATGCCTGTGACAATTGCCCCAACGTTCCCAACAATGACCAGAAGGACACAGATGGCAATGGGGAAGGAGATGCCTGTGACAACGACGTGGATGGGGATG GCATCCCCAATGGATTGGACAATTGCCCTAAAGTCCCCAACCCACTACAGACAGACAGAGATGAGGACGGGGTGGGAGATGCTTGCGACAGCTGCCCTGAAATGAGCAATCCTACCCAG ACAGATGCAGACAGCGACCTGGTGGGGGATGTCTGTGATACCAATGAAGACAG CGATGGGGATGGGCATCAGGACACCAAGGACAACTGCCCGCAGCTGCCAAATAGCTCCCAGCTGGACTCTGATAATGATGGACTTGGAGATGAGTGTGATGgggatgatgacaatgatggcaTCCCAGATTATGTGCCTCCTGGTCCTGATAACTGCCGCCTGGTACCCAATCCCAATCAGAAGGACTCAGATG GCAATGGCGTTGGTGATGTGTgtgaggatgactttgacaatgATGCTGTGGTCGACCCCCTGGATGTGTGTCCCGAAAGTGCAGAGGTAACGCTTACGGATTTTCGGGCCTATCAGACCGTCGTCCTGGATCCTGAGGGTGATGCTCAGATTGACCCAAACTGGGTTGTGCTCAACCAG GGCATGGAAATCGTTCAGACCATGAACAGTGACCCTGGCTTGGCAGTTG gataCACGGCCTTCAATGGTGTGGACTTTGAAGGCACCTTCCATGTGAACACAGTGACTGATGACGACTACGCAGGCTTTCTCTTCAGTTATCAAGACAGTGGCCGCTTCTACGTAGTCATGTGGAAGCAGACCGAGCAGACCTACTGGCAGGCTACACCCTTCCGGGCGGTTGCCCAGCCCGGGCTGCAGCTCAAG GCAGTGACATCAATGTCTGGCCCAGGTGAGCACCTCCGAAATGCTCTGTGGCATACTGGCCACACCCCCGATCAGGTACGACTGCTGTGGACAGACCCACGAAATGTGGGCTGGCGGGACAAGACCTCCTATCGCTGGCAGCTTCTGCACCGGCCTCAAGTTGGCTACATTCG GGTGAAGCTCTATGAGGGACCCCAGCTTGTGGCGGATTCTGGGGTGATCATTGACACATCCATGCGAGGGGGGCGTCTTGGTGTATTCTGCTTCTCCCAAGAAAACATAATTTGGTCCAATCTCCAGTATCGATGCAATG ACACCGTGCCTGAGGACTTTGAGCCATTCCGGAGGCAGCTGCTCCAGGGAAGGGTGTGA
- the THBS3 gene encoding thrombospondin-3 isoform X6: protein METQELRGALALLLLCSFASASQDLQVIDLLTVGESRQMVAVAEKIRTALLTAGDVYLLSTFRLPPKQGGVLFGLYSRQDNTRWLEASVVGKINKVLVRYQREDGKVHAVNLQQAGLADGRTHTVLLRLRGPSRPSPALHLYVDCKLGDQHAGLPALAPIPPAEVDGLEIRTGQKAYLRMQGFVESMKIILGGSMARVGALSECPFQGDESIHSAVTNALHSILGEQTKALVTQLTLFNQILVELRDDIRDQVKEMSLIRNTIMECQVCGFHEQRSHCSPNPCFRGVDCMEVYEYPGYRCGPCPPGLQGNGTHCSDINECAHADPCFPGSSCINTMPGFHCEACPRGYKGTQVSGVGIDYARASKQVCNDIDECNDGNNGGCDPNSICTNTVGSFKCGPCRLGFLGNQSQGCLPARTCHSPAHSPCHIHAHCLFERNGAVSCQCNVGWAGNGNVCGTDTDIDGYPDQALPCMDNNKHCKQDNCLLTPNSGQEDADNDGVGDQCDDDADGDGIKNVEDNCRLFPNKDQQNSDTDSFGDACDNCPNVPNNDQKDTDGNGEGDACDNDVDGDGIPNGLDNCPKVPNPLQTDRDEDGVGDACDSCPEMSNPTQTDADSDLVGDVCDTNEDSDGDGHQDTKDNCPQLPNSSQLDSDNDGLGDECDGDDDNDGIPDYVPPGPDNCRLVPNPNQKDSDGNGVGDVCEDDFDNDAVVDPLDVCPESAEVTLTDFRAYQTVVLDPEGDAQIDPNWVVLNQGMEIVQTMNSDPGLAVGYTAFNGVDFEGTFHVNTVTDDDYAGFLFSYQDSGRFYVVMWKQTEQTYWQATPFRAVAQPGLQLKAVTSMSGPGEHLRNALWHTGHTPDQVRLLWTDPRNVGWRDKTSYRWQLLHRPQVGYIRVKLYEGPQLVADSGVIIDTSMRGGRLGVFCFSQENIIWSNLQYRCNDTVPEDFEPFRRQLLQGRV from the exons TAATTGACCTGCTGACTGTGGGCGAGTCTCGGCAGATGGTAGCTGTGGCAGAGAAGATCCGGACAGCCCTGCTCACTGCTGGGGACGTCTACCTCTTGTCCACCTTCCGCCTGCCCCCCAAGCAGGGTGGCGTCCTCTTTGGTCTCTATTCTCGCCAAGACAACACTCGATGGCTGGAGGCCTCTGTTGTAGGCAAGATCAACAAAG TACTGGTGCGATACCAGCGGGAGGATGGCAAAGTCCACGCCGTGAACCTACAGCAAGCAGGCCTGGCTGATGGGCGCACACACACAGTTCTCCTGCGACTTCGAGGTCCCTCCAGACCCAGCCCTGCCCTACATCTCTATGTGGACTGCAAACTGGGTGACCAACATGCAGGCCTTCCAGCACTGGCCCCCATTCCTCCAGCGGAGGTCGATGGGCTGGAGATTAGGACTGGACAGAAGGCGTATTTGAGGATGCAG GGCTTTGTGGAATCTATGAAAATTATTCTGGGTGGGTCCATGGCCCGGGTAGGAGCCCTGAGTGAGTGTCCATTCCAAGGGGACGAGTCCATCCACAGTGCAG TGAccaatgcactgcactccattctgg GGGAGCAGACCAAGGCGCTGGTCACCCAACTCACCCTCTTCAACCAGATCCTGGTGGAGCTGCGGGATGATATACGAGACCAG GTGAAGGAAATGTCCCTGATCCGAAACACCATTATGGAGTGTCAGGTGTGCG GCTTCCATGAGCAGCGTTCCCACTGCAGCCCCAATCCCTGCTTCCGAGGCGTGGACTGCATGGAAGTGTATGAGTACCCAGGCTACCGCTGTGGGCCCTGCCCCCCCGGCCTGCAGGGCAACGGCACCCACTGCAGTGACATCAATGAG TGTGCTCACGCTGACCCCTGTTTCCCGGGCTCCAGCTGCatcaacaccatgcccggcttccaCTGTGAGGCCTGTCCTCGAGGGTACAAGGGCACACAGGTGTCTGGTGTGGGCATTGACTATGCCCGGGCCAGCAAACAG GTCTGCAATGACATCGATGAATGCAACGATGGCAACAATGGTGGCTGTGACCCAAACTCCATCTGCACCAACACTGTG GGCTCTTTCAAGTGTGGTCCCTGCCGCCTGGGTTTCCTGGGCAACCAGAGCCAGGGCTGCCTCCCAGCGCGGACCTGCCACAGCCCAGCCCACAGCCCCTGCCACATCCATGCTCACTGTCTCTTTGAACGCAATGGTGCAGTGTCCTGCCAG TGTAACGTGGGCTGGGCTGGGAATGGGAACGTATGCGGGACTGACACAGACATCGATGGCTACCCAGACCAAGCACTGCCCTGCATGGACAACAACAAACACTGCAAACAG GACAACTGCCTTTTGACACCCAACTCTGGGCAGGAAGATGCTGATAATGATGGTGTGGGGGACCAGTgtgatgatgatgctgatggGGATGGGATCAAGAATGTTGAG GACAACTGCCGGCTGTTCCCCAACAAAGACCAGCAGAACTCAGATACAGATTCATTTGGTGATGCCTGTGACAATTGCCCCAACGTTCCCAACAATGACCAGAAGGACACAGATGGCAATGGGGAAGGAGATGCCTGTGACAACGACGTGGATGGGGATG GCATCCCCAATGGATTGGACAATTGCCCTAAAGTCCCCAACCCACTACAGACAGACAGAGATGAGGACGGGGTGGGAGATGCTTGCGACAGCTGCCCTGAAATGAGCAATCCTACCCAG ACAGATGCAGACAGCGACCTGGTGGGGGATGTCTGTGATACCAATGAAGACAG CGATGGGGATGGGCATCAGGACACCAAGGACAACTGCCCGCAGCTGCCAAATAGCTCCCAGCTGGACTCTGATAATGATGGACTTGGAGATGAGTGTGATGgggatgatgacaatgatggcaTCCCAGATTATGTGCCTCCTGGTCCTGATAACTGCCGCCTGGTACCCAATCCCAATCAGAAGGACTCAGATG GCAATGGCGTTGGTGATGTGTgtgaggatgactttgacaatgATGCTGTGGTCGACCCCCTGGATGTGTGTCCCGAAAGTGCAGAGGTAACGCTTACGGATTTTCGGGCCTATCAGACCGTCGTCCTGGATCCTGAGGGTGATGCTCAGATTGACCCAAACTGGGTTGTGCTCAACCAG GGCATGGAAATCGTTCAGACCATGAACAGTGACCCTGGCTTGGCAGTTG gataCACGGCCTTCAATGGTGTGGACTTTGAAGGCACCTTCCATGTGAACACAGTGACTGATGACGACTACGCAGGCTTTCTCTTCAGTTATCAAGACAGTGGCCGCTTCTACGTAGTCATGTGGAAGCAGACCGAGCAGACCTACTGGCAGGCTACACCCTTCCGGGCGGTTGCCCAGCCCGGGCTGCAGCTCAAG GCAGTGACATCAATGTCTGGCCCAGGTGAGCACCTCCGAAATGCTCTGTGGCATACTGGCCACACCCCCGATCAGGTACGACTGCTGTGGACAGACCCACGAAATGTGGGCTGGCGGGACAAGACCTCCTATCGCTGGCAGCTTCTGCACCGGCCTCAAGTTGGCTACATTCG GGTGAAGCTCTATGAGGGACCCCAGCTTGTGGCGGATTCTGGGGTGATCATTGACACATCCATGCGAGGGGGGCGTCTTGGTGTATTCTGCTTCTCCCAAGAAAACATAATTTGGTCCAATCTCCAGTATCGATGCAATG ACACCGTGCCTGAGGACTTTGAGCCATTCCGGAGGCAGCTGCTCCAGGGAAGGGTGTGA